One window from the genome of Alosa alosa isolate M-15738 ecotype Scorff River chromosome 15, AALO_Geno_1.1, whole genome shotgun sequence encodes:
- the LOC125308929 gene encoding 14-3-3 protein epsilon isoform X2 — MGDREELVYQAKLAEQAERYDEMVESMKNVAGMEVELTVEERNLLSVAYKNVIGARRASWRIISSIEQKEESKGGEVKLKMIREYRQTVENELKSICNDILDVLEKYLIPASSSGESKVFYYKMKGDYHRYLAEFATGNDRKEAAENSLVAYKAASDIAMTELPPTHPIRLGLALNFSVFYYEILNSPDRACRLAKAAFDDAIAELDTLSEESYKDSTLIMQLLRDNLTLWTSDMQGDDS; from the exons ATGGGTGATCGAGAGGAGTTAGTTTATCAGGCCAAACTTGCCGAACAGGCAGAGAGATACGATG aaaTGGTTGAGTCAATGAAGAATGTAGCTGGGATGGAGGTGGAGCTAACAGTCGAGGAGCGAAATCTTCTATCAGTGGCCTACAAGAATGTCATTGGGGCAAGGAGAGCATCCTGGAGGATAATCAGTAGTATTGAGCAGAAGGAGGAGAGTAAAGGTGGGGAAGTCAAATTGAAAATGATCCGGGAGTACAGGCAAACG GTTGAAAATGAGCTCAAATCAATCTGTAATGACATCCTCGACGTGTTGGAGAAGTACCTCATTCCAGCATCCAGTTCAGGGGAGTCCAAGGTCTTCTACTACAAAAT GAAAGGTGACTACCACCGGTATCTGGCAGAGTTCGCAACAGGAAACGACAGGAAGGAGGCAGCAGAAAACAGTTTAGTAGCTTACAAAGCTGCTAGTGACATAGCTATGACTGAACTGCCACCCACCCATCCAATTCGTCTGGGTCTTGCACTTAACTTCTCTGTATTTTACTATGAAATCCTAAACTCTCCAGACCGGGCATGCAG GTTGGCAAAAGCAGCATTTGATGATGCTATTGCAGAATTGGACACATTGAGTGAAGAGAGTTACAAGGATTCCACACTCATCATGCAGTTGTTACGTGACAACCTGACACTATGGACTTCAGACATGCAGGGAGATG ATTCCTAA
- the LOC125308929 gene encoding 14-3-3 protein epsilon isoform X1 — protein sequence MGDREELVYQAKLAEQAERYDEMVESMKNVAGMEVELTVEERNLLSVAYKNVIGARRASWRIISSIEQKEESKGGEVKLKMIREYRQTVENELKSICNDILDVLEKYLIPASSSGESKVFYYKMKGDYHRYLAEFATGNDRKEAAENSLVAYKAASDIAMTELPPTHPIRLGLALNFSVFYYEILNSPDRACRLAKAAFDDAIAELDTLSEESYKDSTLIMQLLRDNLTLWTSDMQGDGEEQNKEALQDVEDETQ from the exons ATGGGTGATCGAGAGGAGTTAGTTTATCAGGCCAAACTTGCCGAACAGGCAGAGAGATACGATG aaaTGGTTGAGTCAATGAAGAATGTAGCTGGGATGGAGGTGGAGCTAACAGTCGAGGAGCGAAATCTTCTATCAGTGGCCTACAAGAATGTCATTGGGGCAAGGAGAGCATCCTGGAGGATAATCAGTAGTATTGAGCAGAAGGAGGAGAGTAAAGGTGGGGAAGTCAAATTGAAAATGATCCGGGAGTACAGGCAAACG GTTGAAAATGAGCTCAAATCAATCTGTAATGACATCCTCGACGTGTTGGAGAAGTACCTCATTCCAGCATCCAGTTCAGGGGAGTCCAAGGTCTTCTACTACAAAAT GAAAGGTGACTACCACCGGTATCTGGCAGAGTTCGCAACAGGAAACGACAGGAAGGAGGCAGCAGAAAACAGTTTAGTAGCTTACAAAGCTGCTAGTGACATAGCTATGACTGAACTGCCACCCACCCATCCAATTCGTCTGGGTCTTGCACTTAACTTCTCTGTATTTTACTATGAAATCCTAAACTCTCCAGACCGGGCATGCAG GTTGGCAAAAGCAGCATTTGATGATGCTATTGCAGAATTGGACACATTGAGTGAAGAGAGTTACAAGGATTCCACACTCATCATGCAGTTGTTACGTGACAACCTGACACTATGGACTTCAGACATGCAGGGAGATG GAGAGGAACAGAACAAAGAAGCGCTGCAAGATGTGGAGGATGAGACTCAGTGA
- the LOC125308928 gene encoding uncharacterized protein LOC125308928 — MPRKIKKQKVKSSHRSDRQDKVKETTQTKKKKKIRKEGRSDREEDKQLKRPTTSPLVYDPEVVLQELLLRHPSKPPDGEESLEELRSQLFERQKAYAKHQSIKIRTCLSKRICRFELPMDLQELEVLSPQNYLRKYCCVCQRRRNAYLKVFTKFDSKQKMLLSFKDMEHALKDLYLGNIASKQFQWLMDLCDVHIQTEIDCELFCSICALSERMLYADFAMDDMEEADTRQKELLEEADFCRLLAKFHGYNIAPALTRLLLEL; from the exons ATGCCGAGGAAAATCAAAAAACAGAAAGTGAAAAG CAGCCACAGGTCTGATAGACAAGACAAAGTGAAAGAGACGACACaaacgaaaaagaaaaagaagatcaGGAAGGAAGGACGGAGTGACAGGGAGGAAGACAAACAACTGAAGCGTCCAACCACAAGTCCTCTGGTGTATGACCCTGAG GTTGTTTTGCAGGAACTGCTCCTTCGCCACCCCAGCAAACCTCCAGATGGGGAAGAGTCGCTGGAGGAGCTCCGCTCTCAGCTTTTTGAGAGACAGAAAGCC TATGCCAAGCACCAATCAATCAAGATAAGAACCTGCCTATCCAAGAGGATATGTCGTTTTGAGCTTCCAATGGACTTGCAAGAGTTGGAGG TTCTTTCCCCACAGAACTACCTCAGGAAATACTGCTGCGTGTGTCAACGCAGGAGAAATGCCTACCTGAAAGTCTTCACAAAGTTTGATAGCAAACAGAAAATGCTCCTCTCTTTTAAG GACATGGAACATGCCCTGAAGGACTTATACTTGGGGAACATAGCCTCGAAACAGTTCCAGTGGCTGATGGATTTATGTGatgtacacatacaaacagaaatTGACTGTGAACTCTTCTGTTCAATCTGTGCCCTCTCCGAGAGAATGCTATATGCTGACTTTGC AATGGATGACATGGAGGAGGCTGATACCAGACAAAAAGAGCTGCTGGAGGAAGCGGATTTCTGCCGTCTGCTGGCAAAGTTCCATGGTTATAACATTGCACCAGCGCTGACCAGACTACTCCTGGAGCTTTGA